The Theobroma cacao cultivar B97-61/B2 chromosome 2, Criollo_cocoa_genome_V2, whole genome shotgun sequence genome includes the window GCTTTTTCtgtatttataaaataaagataaaattgtaaaaaatggTCTTCTTGtaaattcatttcaaaaataactttCAATGTAAAGTTATTCGTCTTTATCTAattttagttatgaaatgataaaaatacatttaGAACATGACATGGAAGGTAACAACACATTCTTAGGTTTATTAGTTTACATTCACAATACTCTTTCTTTATCTATCTCCCGTTGTCCCATCTTCAATCTTCAAACCAAAAAATATGATATGGGAAGTAACAATAAGTTATTGGATTTATTGATATTGAGTTTTTCAGTTGTTCAAGTTTGGTAAAACAAGCCTTGGCTTGTAACAtcaatggaaagaaaaaagttttgatGTATAATATCTAGTGTTAAAGCTTTGGCTTTTAAGTGTAATATATAGTGCTGAAACTTTGATCTTAACGTATAATATTTGGTGTtgaaattttgacttttgCGTATAACATCTGTTACTGAAGTTTTGATTTATAACATCTTTTACTGAAGTGTGTAACATTTTCTTAGATTTGCAATGTCCTTTTATaacaatatttattaaaaataacgTATAACTTACTCCTTTATATTTCACTACAATATAAActctttaaattaaaaatatattaaaaacgTGCaacgatttttttttcaactttaacaatattttattgaatataataTGTAACAATAgcattttttaaacataatgTGTTActtgttcttttatttttatattttactaAGACATAAACTTTTGAAGTTAAACATATTCCCAATAAagataaagtttaaaatcaaaaaagaatttgacataaaaataaagatgtattgaaaatttattcaaaGTTAAGTTActactaaaataaaatagatttagACAAAAAGATATTATCTAAAATTATCTAAATTAGATAATTAACTTTtgagttattttatttattatatttcttgtaatcataataaaaaaaatgatgtttaacaacagcaaaaaaaaaagctaaaaacaaaaagcacGACACTTAATATGAAAAGATTTcattaaagtaattttatttaaaaaattttttcttaactgttaaaattaaaaaacaaattattttaaaaaacaagGTTAACAAAAATCGTCCCTAAAACAAATGTGAAAAAGTAAGTCTTGAATTTTCAGTATTTCTTGCAGGACACCATAGAAGTTCCTGAGGAAGCTCTTCCATGCATTTCCCCTCCCCCCTAAACATTCTCTCTCTTagattggaaaaagaaaaaggaaatgaaaacaTTAAATGAATAGTCCCCAAGCACATCCAGAGCTCTCTCAACAGTTTTAACACCAAAGGACACGAAACTCCTTTCACATTATTTTGCCTTTTTCCCCACTTTTTCCATCTCCCTCTGGCCTCTTTAACTCCACCCTTTTCTCTCCCCTAAACCCTTTAAAAACCCCATCAAATTCTTTAtgtatctttttctttttcttttgcttttcatgATCCAAGcttgaaacaaaaagaaaaccccATTTCTAAGTTACCATTTTCCATCGCTTCTTTGCAAACTCAGAAGCTTAAACCCttcaaaaaccccaaaaagaaggaaaaaaaaaaagaaacatcttcaaatatacatatattttaaagaaGTTCTTTCTTGTTCTTGGTGATGTCTACACCATTAGAGCAGCAGCAGCCACCACCCGTAGGAGTAAGCCAACAAGCCTACACGGCCCATACGGGTCACGGGTCGGTTGGACCCGTCATAGCTGTTCTAGCAGTGATCACAATACTTGGAGTCATAGCCGGCATGATTGGGAGGCTATGTTCAGGGCGTCCTATCATGGGCCATGGTCAGTACGATTTTGAAGGTTGGGTTGAGAGGAAATGCTCTTCTTGCCTTGACGGTCGGGTCAACCCTCCTCCTCCCCGGCCCACGGAGGAGGTGCCAGTTGCGGTGCCTGCAGAGGATACCCAACAAGAGATCAAAGAAGAAGACCTTGAACAAGCTCCAGTTCAAGGACAAAAGCAACATGGAAGTAGCAGTGAATCTTGATTATTAATATTCttgggtttcttttttttttttattgcctTCATGGTTATACTCTCATTGtatgttaaaaaaatggattctctcttcttctttttttaattagacttttgttaatttttactGTTGATGCCATTGTTCTCTTGGGTTCTTTCATGGTTCATTCATGAGAATAATTAGATTGaaagaaacaatttttttgacaaaaataatataagtAATCTTAGAGGGGAATAtaaattagtattttttttttacaaattttgaaaatatttattgtttaatAATTATGACAGTTATTATGAACGGTAAACTTGgaatgtaaaattaaaatttgtgaAATTGGGTAGATGTTAATTATTTGCATTGATGGCAAGATTGAGCGTTGCTTTGTAGTTTGTTGGGTCTTTCAGCTTTTTGGTTTATTTGCATACCTCATTATTGTCGTCATTTATTTTCTGTTGGGTTTTCCATTGGATTCTCTTTCCCTTCCTCTTTTGTTTCTGTATCAATTGTTCTTAAGTTGCAGTCTCACACAGATTGCATCTTTAAATGTTCACATTCCTTTGTTAGCAACATGAGACAGTAGAATTTTGGCTGTTATGCCACCTTTGGGACTCTGGGTTCCCCAACCAAGACAGATAGAGAGCATTTAATGAACAATGGTGAGAAGTTTGGTGTTGCCAATGCTGTTCccaaaaaaatgcaaaactGGTTATTCCAATGCAAATTGATTGGTCTGCTTTATTCCTAGAATGGTAGCCAATGTAGTTAGGCacttaaaaaagatatttatatttaatgtcttgtcttttttttattaattttgataaaaataatgtaatATCTAAATTGCTTTACTTTTTACTAGCAAATAGATGCAAAGAAATCATCATGGAAAGAACCACAATTGAAAACATGGATCGACATTGTTAAGTTCTTAAATGGTACCTATGCTTGATGTtctgcttttcttcttctctaaaCTACTAACTACTGTACTATCATTTGGGTAAATGTTGTTATCAAAATAACTTTTCCATTGTATTTGGCATGTGAAAACTTATAGGAAAGCAATGTTTGTTTTTGCTTCACGTGAAACAGTAAGTTTTAATCGAAAGTCGGTTCGAATGGATCACCAAATTCACTGGTATTTTTCTCATCAAACAAGAGGATCAAAAATGGTGCAAGACAGATGGAAAAAGTGGGTCCAAAGTGGGCACAAGAAAATTTTGTCTTGCCCCTTTCTGGTCAAAAATTAAGGGGAAATTTGACAGGGATAAACCCATTTTGCAGGATGCTGATATCAGTAGCATCACGTGGTTAAGGGGGTCACACAAttgattttggaaaaaaatgaaaaaacatgTGGTTTGGGCAGCTTTTGTCTCAGTTACCTCCCAGGACCATCATCAACTGTCAGCTCCATTGGTGAAAAAAGTTGACTCTCCCTAGGACCGTTACTGGGTACAAATCTGTACtgtcctttatttttttttttttccttcatacTTTCCATTTAGTTCCTGTCCACCTCCTGGATTCTGTTGTCAGTCAAATCTCGGAGTGGCAACTTCTTCATTGGACAAACCACTCTCGGGAGAGCCCGATTAGTTAACCACTCTGTTAAGAGgttgattaaattatattatcaGCAGTGATTAGTGTTACTCGTTCTTTGATTAATTTAGATCAAGTATGTCTCCAGGTGATAGCTTTTTATAGAGGTGATCTTCTCTATAGTTGCTTTTCCACTATAGGAATTCCACTTTGTGCAGGTGAAAACAAGTTTGCTGGAAGGAATTCATCAAGAAAATTGGAGACTGGGAGCCTGGAGGCCTATTAACCAATCAGACAAAACCGGTTGGCTGTTGCTGGGTTGGTGCCTGGTGACCTCTATGGAGGGAAAATTGGGCTTTCTTGGGCTTTGTTATTTTCAGCCCATGTCAACATCCTAAAAGACAGTTTCATTGCCCAACTATGGTAGACCCGTAAGCCCGATAAGGAATGGTGAAAATAGGGCTTTCATGGCCTGTAGCTGTTGTTTGAAAAGGTGGGATTACTTTTCTTATGACCCTTTGTAGGCTTGAACCTCCCACTCAGGTTGCCGCAACCAGTGCTTAATCTCTCTATGGAAAGTGGTTTCAACCATCTAAAAAGCTTTGCTTCTCTTACGCTTTCAAGGTCTTCTTTTTGCCCTTGGTGGCCAACTCTCCGCCCCTCAAAACGAATATCCGTAAAGCATGATGTATCTTATCTTAAACTTGAAAACTTATGCATCACTTTCACTGTATATAATCTGATTACCTTTGCTTTCTCTTTACTTTAATCTTTCAGGGGCAAAAACACCTAATCAATCAATAAGTTGCATCTGTAGGGTGGGTGTTGCAAGCCCCTCTCGAATCCCATCCAttatttttccatgaaaaCTTCCAAACATTTCACCATATAAACTTCCATCACGTTTCCATTCTCAAAGCCCCACAGCATTTCTCTAGTCAAATAAGTGATCTAATACAGCATCAACACACAAAATTACAAATCGTATTTGCTTTATTTGCCATTGAAAGTGGGAAGTGGCAATGACTGAGTCATTCTTGCGTGGACTCAATTTACACATCCAAAGAAAACAGGCCCTGGATAAGTGCCTGCTACGAGTTCCCCAATTGGAAATTGGGTCAGCCATTTTTCGGCCTTTTCGTGGACCCACTCGGAGGGGTTAGGTGGCTTCTCTTGAACTGCATACCACTGATTGTTCATGCCAGTGAATCAGATTAGACCCTTGGAAATAAAGAAAACGAAACTACTGTTTTTAGTGGCATCACATAGGCATTGTATTTAACAATGCTACAATCATGGCCTTGGCCTCCAATCCTCCTCGAAAATCAAATTTGGGTGGTTTAAGTTTCTTCCAACTGTACGGCATTTAGGcgataaatcttaagctaagaCCACGTCCACTAGGCTCTCATTATTATACaatatccttttctttttctcccaaATTTAAAGGGGAAACTAGTAATGTATAATAGATAGGGAATCTCCTCTTTGTATAGCGGGTCACTTGGTTCAATTCCAATTAGCAAAGAAGAATAGGCAATGCCGTCAGGAAAATGTTTCTTGTAAAGAAACTGTTGTTGGAAAGAGACGACTATAGCAAAGACAGAAACTCCAAAAATGGTGCAGCTTAACCAACTTACATGGACAGGTTAACACATCTATGCGTGGTGCGCACAATCTGAGCTTATGATCAATGATTTTATCAGCTTATCCCACCTTACCTGatgaattaaattatatataatatgaggCTGCAGCAAAGATCCCAGGATTTGTGCGTATAATACAAAAGAAGGATCATGGTTGACATCTCCGTATGCTATGTACCCAAAGCTGTTAAAAGCAAACAAATCTTGTCAGTTCCGTTGCCCTTTGTACTCTCCTACCAAACCTCCTACATCAAACATTGGATGCATTTCTTCATTATTTGAGTCCCGCCACcttaatctattttatcttcttttcaCAATTCATTGTTTACCTATAttatttaaggtttttttttcatcataatACCCTCTGTTTTTTCACAAGAAAATACACCTATATCGAGCTTTTTTCtctgaaaaaataaatataatagaGTATGcaagcttataatctttgtaaaatttttcatcaatttaatatgaaattgaaatattttatttatattttttaaacactTGACGTGACATATAAACTTacttgattatataaaatattttaatttaatataacataatttaaaaataattaaattaaatctaaaaaattgACTTCCCAAGTgaagaagaattaaaaaaacaaagggtTCTTTTCGTCCTGGAAATGAAGTTTGGGTAACGTGATTCATGCCCTAACTCATGATTTCTAGAAAATACACTTAGTAGTAGTAATATAGAGCGTTTGAGGAACTTATAATTCATGACCTAACCCACTACCACTTGTAATATGGATTTAGGTAGGAACCTAGTTTTCAAAAGTGGCCAGTatatgagattaaaatggacAAAAATCTGATCTAGTTCCACCATAAATAACTCTTACTGATAACAGAAATACTACTATATATAGGAAAATCCATACAAGGAATTTATTAAGTTTGGCCAATGAATGTCCTAGACTTGAAGATGAAGTAGAGGGTAAAACTATAAAACCCACAAAAAATCAATCTCCTGAAAAGCAAAATTCAAAGAGAAGTGGAAAAATCGGATTGGATcatgaatgaaaaaaaagaaaaaagaaaaaaaaacaaataagcaGAGAGAGAGAACGGGGTGGTGggttggggggggggggggaggaCCAGTGCTGCTAACCCGAACTCCAAAGAGTCAGAGACCCCCATTTTTATATTAGCAATAATTAAGttgagttaaaaaaataaagcgGGACTAGGGTTTTACAGAGAGGAAGTCTCTAGAGAGAACGAAAGAGTAGGTAATTTACtttgtctctctctctatatataaacataaaagcTATGTAGCAACAGAGAGAAACAGaaagagataaaagaaaaaggaaagaaaaagagacttATGAATATGATGATGAGGAGGCCGAGGTGTTATTTGGATATAAGCATAGGAGAAGAGCTTGAAGGAAGGATAATAGTGGAACTGTACACTGATGTAGTACCCAAAACTGCAGAGAACTTCAGGGCCCTTTGCACTGGTGAAAAGGGCATTGGTCCTAACACTGGTGTTCCCCTTCACTATAAGGTCCCTCTCTCCTTCtctcctttttattttcttatcatttttaatgtATGGGATGCAAAAATGTAGGGGTTTTGCTTATCTGGGTTTATGTTGCGTTTGCTTATAGTGATATGAAAAGACTTTgatgtcattgactttatttggattttttgtttctctttgcaTTCTTGCaatgaaatgtttttttttttctttttcttctttgaattACTTGTTTTTGGGGTAGGAAGAGTCTGAGTAGCAAGAAATCTTGGAGATATTTGCATAGTTTTTTTTCCTGATGTTGTATGAATGTTCTTCATACTGaccatatattttttttgctcaaaCCTTCATACTGACCATTTTTGTCAACTTTGAATGGCTATTGCTAGTTGATTTTGCTAATGGATCTTTTGAACAAGAATATGGGAAATACTTGGAATTcggatttttttttcccctttttaacTTGTGATAGTATCCAAGATTTAAGGTTGTCTATGATTCTTTCTACATGTTATAGTCTAAGCATCAAATCTTTAATCTTTCCCATCAACAAAGAAACATAagaattcatttaaaataccTTGATGATGGTTTTGGCTATCCGCATGTGAGTTAAGATTcaagttttcttttgtttgctAATGCCATCTAAACCACATCTGTTAACAGATGGCAACATTAAAGAAATGTCCTCTAACTATTTGTGATGCTGTAAGTGGTTTGTCTATGAAATGCTGGCATACTGGATTGGCATCTTTCGACAGCTAGAAATAGAAAAACCTTAAGGGTACTTGTCTTTGACTTGAATGATtaacataatttatttatttattttctcagaaaatatatttcatattcattctttgactttaaaatatgatatcaATTTGTCCTTTTAGTTTCAAATTTGGTTATAGTCTATGTTACTCAAACTTGGGGGTAGGAATTAGATATCAGTATGTGTCTGAAATGAGtactttcaaatttttctGAGTTTTTCATATATTTGGAGGGTTGGACCTCCATCCTCGTGTCCATCAGATATGTGTCAGACGTAGATACTTCTaggaaaatgaagagtcaTAGCAACGCAGGTTATGGTAATGCAATTACCGTATGCATAAACCATGAATTAATGAGAATTTCATTGTATTAATGATTATATATGCCTTTGGATgggaattttatttttgttgagTTTGAATGatatatggttttttttttttttatttcaggGAGTTCGTTTTCATCGAGTTATTAAAGGCTTTATGGTACAAGGTGGAGATATATCTGCTGGAGATGGTACTGGAGGAGAGTCAATATATGGTTTGAAATTTgaagatgaaaattttgaattgaaacatgaacgGAAAGGAATGTTATCGATGGCAAATGCTGGTCCTAACACAAATGGGTCTCAGTTCTTCATCACTACAACTCGCACTTCTCATTTAGATGGGAAACATGTTGTATTTGGCAAGGTTGTCAAAGGAATGGGTGTTGTTCGTTCCATTGAACATGTAACAACTGGTGAAGCTGATTGTCCCACCGTTGATATGACAATTGCTGATTGTGGAGAAATCCCTGAGGGGGCAGATGATGGGATATCCAATTTTTTCAATGATGGTGACATTTATCCTGATTGGCCAGCTGACCTTGATGAGAGTCCTAATGAGCTATCTTGGTGGATGACTGCTGTAGATTCTGTTAAGGCTTTTGGAAATGAACATTACAAGGTAATGGGCATATGCATGTTTATTCTTGCAGTAATGGGTTCATTGCTGCATGTTATTGTGCTTATAGAACCTTCTTCCTACACTTTGATATTTCAAGATGCTTATAAAACCTTCTTGTTACACTTTGATATTTCAAGATGGTGCTTCCTAGATATATTGTTTATTCTTTCTCTACACCATTTCCTTTCCTATTCCTTTTCACTCTCCTTTGAGGTCTCTCATTTATGCTAATGGATGTCCATAACAGAAACTTGACTATAAGATGGCTCTCAGAAAGTACAGGAAGGCTCTACGCTATTTAGATATCTGCTGGGAGAAAGAAGGGATTGATGAAGGTGACATTTCTTTGCTGTACTTCGTTTCATTCACCTACTAATAAAGTAGTTGGACTCTCAATTCACCTTGGTTGGTCTGCATATAATATGTTGTGGCTTTGCAGATAAGAGTTCAAGTTTGAGAAAGACGAAATCCCAGATATTCACAAATAGCTCTGTAAGATTCATTCTTCACCTTTTGACTGACTTTTATCAATTGTTGAGCACTTGAGGTTCAAATAATTTTGCAACCTGATTTGCTGCCTAATGCCACGTGAGAAATCACTTTACTTTTCCATATCCTAATTATGATTAAACACTAACTATCATTATCCAAGTTAAATTGCACTTAGTTTTCTGTTCTGTTAATCttttaatatctttttctttgtcttgtCCATCAACTTGTCCTTTGGACTAATCTTAGTCTTCTTacaattttttgattttctaaTACCTTGATGGTTTTGTGGCTTTAGGCCTGTAAACTGAAACTAGGGGATCTGAAAGGAGCACTGTTGGACACAGAATTTGCAATGCGAGATGGAGATAGCAATGTGAAAGCCTTGTTTCGCCAAGGTCAGGTTAGTGTCTTTCATtgttaataatattataatcttTTGGATGCTGGTGGCTTTGGCTTATATTTGGTCTGAGCTAGTCATCTCTTAAGGGAAAAATTGGTTGAGATTACATAGACCTTTCTTAGAAGCTGCCTTTACAGCTTGCCTCTTTATTATCTTCTTTATGCTACATTTTCTGTCCATTCAAGCACATTCTGGTCCTAATGATTGTGATACTTATCTGCCAGGCACACATGGCACTTAATGATGTTGATGCTGCTGTTGAAAGCTTCAAGAAAGCATTGCAATTGGAGCCAAATGATGGTTAGTGATGGACTTTGACTCAGTCTCTATACTATGTACTCAATATTGGATCATTCCCTGTTTTAGAAGATTATGACCTGTATGTTCATTTTAGGGCTTGGCAGGTTGCAAATGGGAAAATTTCTCAATGGGATGTTGAGAAGTGTAGTCAACTTTATCTGGCTTTgactcattatttttaatttaaattttactttgGCCAAACATAGGCAACCTGAAGTTCTACATATGATTAGGCCCAGGATAtagcttcttctctttcatgaAACCTGCCTGCCACATATGCAGGATGACCGGATCAAGGCAGTGTATAGTGTCAACAAGTTAATATGTGAAACTTGTTCAGACTTTTTgataactattttttttgaaatatatttgCATTTCAGGTGGAATAAAGAAAGAGCTTGCTGCTGCTATGAAAAAGGTTAGCAGATAGAATGAAATTGGTAGTATCTTGCGGCATTGCATATTTATAAACAAATGTGCTTAACAATAATACTTGGTGAGCAGATCAATGATAGGCGCAATGAGGAGAGAAGACGATATCGTAAGATGTTCCAACTGCACTCAACTGGTACGTCGtgcttttattcttttatttcttgagATGGATATTGTTGTTAACTGGGGAATGTACAATGCAGGTGCTGATAACCATGATGGTTAAGAGCTTCAATTGTTCAGTGAGATAGTGTCATCTAGTTCAGGCTTTCTTGATTAGGATCTCTTACCATTTGGACAAAATACTAGGTAGGGATGTTCAGCCTCTGCATTGTTTGATACTACTTTTCTGTAACTGCTAATGAGCACTTGCATGCTAATGGAAATTGGGGACTGACTATTGTGTTAGTTCAGGATAATGGAGCTatagttttatgtttttcagGTTTCAGTGGAAGCAGAGGAAGCATTCCAGCAAATTAAACTGTACAAATCTGAGGCTTGAACCAATTCTCATTTCTAATGAGAGTTTCATACTAGTTAATTAGGATGTAGGAAATTTAGACTAAGACTGATCAATtccttaatgaaattttagTCCAGACAATCTGTGTTCCGTACAGAATTGGTATAAAATGTACAATTTTGTCTTTGACAAACTCTTTTGGTGAGGTATTCTCATGAAAATTTTACCAGCGTTTCTTGGCCCATAATTTTGGTTATCTGTTTCTTAATAGTAGTAATACTATTCATTCAATCTACGAAAGGATCAGCCGTTGTCTGTGGGTTGGTGGTGGATACAGGTAACACACCTTACAATCTCAAGTCCAATGCCAAACTGTAAGCTAAAAGTTTTGCAAAGTTTGCCTCCCAGAGTGTTTTACATGGCGCTGATCTTATACCAAAAGATAGCATCCAGTATCTCAGTATAACCTTGCACGTTCTTTTCTGAAACCCCAAACTTCCCTTAATAATGACGCCCATTGTGATAACTTTTTCCACGTTAAGTCGTAATTGTAACAAACGGATGCCTCCAAAATTATAGCAAGTTAACCTCATTCAATACATGGCCAACCTTACAAAACCGTAACTCCCTTGAACTGATGATATGACATGGCCAACCTCAccacaaaatcaaaatcagaAACAAAATTGAGCCAGAAAAGTTGAGTTCCAAAATCAATAAACCCATTATAGCACTTCTAGGCATTAACTATGAGTTATAGTTATCGAGCCCCAAATCCCTTAGAGCATCAGTAGCAGCATCCTTGCAGCTTTCATGATTTTCCTTTGCCTTCCTGATAAACTTGTCAATACCATTATTCAGAAGAAGGATTCTGCACAAGAGAGCGTTGGTTTCCCATAAATCAACTTTTCACTAAAGTGCATATTCTAATACAACTAAAACACACTGCTGCAATAGAATCTGTACAGAACTCTGCATATATTCATAAAACTTGCCTGTTCTCTGGGTTCCTCACAACAAGATTTCGAATCATAAGACAGGAACTTCGCTGCATCTGCTGAGCAGCAGGAAACTTCTGCATGGTTTGAATAGCAAGTTCTGCTGCTCCGGCTTCAATGGCATGAGTTGCATTGTCTGGTGATCTCAAGCAGAGTACAGAAATAATGGACATGACCTAAACATTatgataaaaatgattcatCATGATCCCCACTCTATCCAATTATACTTGCATACATCATATCATAATGGACACGACTTTTCCAACCATTATATTTGTGGGAGAATTCTAAGGAGCTAGCTGTTTGCCAACACATAACCGCTATCTGTGAAGACTAGAGTTCCTAACACCATAAGATTAGCAGGATGACAGTGAAACTATCATGTTATACCAATACTCATGGATTGTGAATTCTACTTGAGCAGAACATTAAAATGATTTGTGAACCTGataattaagcattttagTGGTACAAGAATTGCTGGTCCCTTACCTCTTGCAGCACAGATGGGTCATCAGAGAATCTTGCTGACAGTTTGATCAGCCTGTCCATACCTCCTTTCTCAACTATAGTGCTCTTATTTGAGTCACTTCCTGCTAGCtagccaaagaaaaaaaaaatgcattaaTGCTTTAAGTTCAAATTATTCATATAGTTTACATTTTAGAGTTTTTACAAGAGTATCTAATGAATGCACACTATTCAAAGTCACATAAGCCCATAatcaaaaatccatttgggAATGTAACATTCTACAGCTCTTTAAAAAGACCTTT containing:
- the LOC18607887 gene encoding uncharacterized protein LOC18607887 encodes the protein MSTPLEQQQPPPVGVSQQAYTAHTGHGSVGPVIAVLAVITILGVIAGMIGRLCSGRPIMGHGQYDFEGWVERKCSSCLDGRVNPPPPRPTEEVPVAVPAEDTQQEIKEEDLEQAPVQGQKQHGSSSES
- the LOC18607888 gene encoding peptidyl-prolyl cis-trans isomerase CYP40; translated protein: MNMMMRRPRCYLDISIGEELEGRIIVELYTDVVPKTAENFRALCTGEKGIGPNTGVPLHYKGVRFHRVIKGFMVQGGDISAGDGTGGESIYGLKFEDENFELKHERKGMLSMANAGPNTNGSQFFITTTRTSHLDGKHVVFGKVVKGMGVVRSIEHVTTGEADCPTVDMTIADCGEIPEGADDGISNFFNDGDIYPDWPADLDESPNELSWWMTAVDSVKAFGNEHYKKLDYKMALRKYRKALRYLDICWEKEGIDEDKSSSLRKTKSQIFTNSSACKLKLGDLKGALLDTEFAMRDGDSNVKALFRQGQAHMALNDVDAAVESFKKALQLEPNDGGIKKELAAAMKKINDRRNEERRRYRKMFQLHSTGADNHDG